A genomic window from Fibrobacterota bacterium includes:
- a CDS encoding response regulator, producing the protein MKILIVEDDPTSTVILERSLRKAGYETLNAVDGVEALEILKSQPCDAIVSDWMMPRMDGIELVHRIRSTIQPLPVMLIVTSLAMPEARMHALQAGADDYLSKPFSVPDVLERLANCLARRQQPEPLPSTIRRIPLVMPSQPPPGFAAVGITASTGGPEAVREVVRSLGDVQDCAIFLVLHGPAWMLETFSTRLQRETKIPVRLAEDGIAVEPGRIYLAPGDWHLTVAEGPVIRLNREAPENYMRPAADPLFRTLATVFHRNAIGVVLTGMGRDGTLGASEISAAGGVVLCQDPRTAVAPSMPQTVMNAGVATTVLPLQDLASEILRRVASVHA; encoded by the coding sequence GTGAAGATTCTCATCGTTGAAGACGATCCTACGAGCACGGTCATACTGGAAAGGTCTCTTCGGAAGGCCGGTTATGAGACGTTGAACGCGGTAGACGGGGTCGAGGCACTGGAAATCTTGAAGAGCCAGCCTTGCGACGCCATCGTCTCCGACTGGATGATGCCCCGCATGGATGGCATCGAACTGGTCCACCGCATCCGTTCCACCATCCAGCCCTTGCCGGTCATGCTCATCGTGACCTCCCTGGCGATGCCGGAAGCGCGCATGCATGCGCTCCAGGCAGGTGCGGACGACTACCTCTCCAAGCCCTTTTCGGTGCCGGATGTTTTGGAGCGGCTGGCCAACTGTTTGGCCAGGCGCCAGCAGCCCGAGCCTCTGCCCTCGACCATTCGCCGCATCCCGCTGGTCATGCCCAGCCAGCCTCCTCCGGGGTTCGCCGCGGTGGGCATCACCGCCAGTACCGGCGGCCCGGAAGCCGTTCGCGAGGTGGTCCGTAGCCTCGGTGACGTCCAGGATTGCGCCATCTTCCTGGTGTTGCACGGCCCGGCTTGGATGCTGGAAACTTTTTCCACGCGCCTGCAGCGCGAGACCAAAATTCCGGTGCGCTTGGCGGAAGACGGCATCGCTGTCGAGCCCGGCCGGATCTACTTGGCGCCCGGCGATTGGCATCTCACGGTGGCCGAAGGTCCCGTCATCCGGCTCAATCGCGAGGCACCGGAAAACTACATGCGCCCTGCTGCAGATCCTCTCTTCCGGACTCTGGCCACGGTCTTCCATCGCAACGCGATCGGGGTGGTGCTGACCGGGATGGGGCGCGACGGCACGCTGGGCGCATCGGAGATCTCCGCGGCCGGCGGGGTGGTCTTGTGCCAGGATCCGCGCACGGCGGTGGCTCCATCCATGCCCCAGACGGTGATGAATGCCGGGGTTGCCACCACGGTGCTTCCCTTGCAGGATCTGGCTTCCGAGATCTTGCGTCGCGTCGCCAGCGTCCACGCCTGA
- a CDS encoding LysR family transcriptional regulator, giving the protein MLDLDALESFVASCESGSVSRAASGLFRSQPAVTRQIAALEESLGETLLERTSRGVKPTPAGVRVLPLARALLRDARSLRDAARTGEGPSGILRIAASDTVAQYWLAPKLGEFCREHPRVRLQLDLASSPEIAHRVAQGLSDVGFVLLPLKHPSLVGRAVLAYRHVAAFPASGTLLTESDVTQEELSRFPLVLLGRHTHSRQLIEEGFRSRGLWPDRIVEVGNVSVQKELVRSGLGVGVLPDYAARPDDGLVYRPIHGASRREIALVTHKTDFAEGPAEVFVRRLLEAEPSRP; this is encoded by the coding sequence GTGCTGGATCTAGACGCCCTGGAATCCTTTGTGGCCTCTTGTGAAAGTGGTTCGGTCAGCCGGGCCGCTTCCGGTCTGTTTCGTTCGCAACCAGCCGTCACTCGTCAGATCGCCGCGTTGGAAGAATCCCTCGGCGAAACTTTGCTGGAGCGCACTTCCAGGGGCGTGAAGCCGACCCCTGCCGGCGTGCGCGTCCTCCCTCTCGCACGCGCCCTGCTGCGCGATGCGCGATCCTTGCGCGATGCCGCCCGCACGGGGGAAGGTCCCTCGGGCATTCTGCGCATCGCCGCCAGCGACACCGTGGCCCAGTACTGGCTGGCGCCCAAATTGGGCGAATTCTGTCGGGAGCATCCGCGGGTGCGGTTGCAACTGGACCTGGCCAGTTCCCCCGAAATCGCCCATCGTGTGGCGCAAGGCTTGTCCGACGTCGGGTTCGTGTTGTTGCCCCTGAAGCACCCGTCCCTGGTGGGGCGCGCGGTGCTGGCCTACCGGCATGTGGCGGCGTTTCCCGCATCCGGCACGCTTCTGACAGAATCCGACGTCACGCAGGAAGAACTCTCGAGGTTCCCGCTGGTGCTCCTGGGGCGCCACACGCATTCGCGCCAGCTCATCGAAGAAGGATTCCGCAGCCGCGGCCTGTGGCCGGACCGGATCGTCGAGGTGGGAAACGTGTCTGTCCAGAAGGAACTGGTGCGATCCGGCCTGGGGGTCGGGGTGCTTCCCGACTACGCCGCACGGCCCGACGACGGCCTGGTGTATCGTCCCATCCACGGGGCTTCGCGGCGCGAGATCGCCCTGGTCACCCACAAGACGGATTTCGCCGAGGGGCCCGCCGAGGTGTTCGTCCGCCGGCTGCTCGAGGCGGAACCCTCCCGACCCTGA
- a CDS encoding SDR family NAD(P)-dependent oxidoreductase gives MIHETLERILFPRRVVDPSASRSALSGKTILVTGASFGIGRELVELLAPTGARLLLVARTAEKLALVRDRARALGADADSFPADLRSETDMASVLAWLDGQPDGVDILVHNAGKSIHRSILQSQDRYHDFQRTMAINYLAPVRLTLHLLPRLRQRRGQILNVSAANVLLPPMGGWAAYQASKCAFDQWIGSSRLELESMGVRVSTAYFPLVRTRMLANPAYARMPAMEASQAAVRIALLLNRGRGDWSPWWLPVTSMLARALPRRLWDRS, from the coding sequence GTGATCCACGAGACGCTCGAACGCATCCTCTTCCCTCGTCGCGTGGTCGATCCCTCCGCATCGCGCTCGGCGTTGTCCGGCAAGACGATTCTTGTCACCGGAGCGAGCTTCGGGATCGGCCGGGAGCTGGTGGAGCTTCTGGCTCCCACCGGCGCGAGGCTGCTCCTGGTGGCCCGCACCGCAGAAAAGCTCGCGCTGGTCCGGGACCGGGCGCGGGCGCTCGGGGCCGATGCGGATTCGTTTCCAGCCGACCTGCGCTCCGAAACGGACATGGCATCGGTCCTGGCCTGGTTGGATGGCCAGCCCGACGGGGTGGACATCCTGGTCCACAACGCAGGGAAATCCATCCACCGATCCATCCTGCAATCGCAGGACCGGTACCACGATTTCCAACGCACCATGGCCATCAACTACCTGGCCCCGGTCCGCCTGACGCTGCATCTCCTGCCGCGATTGCGCCAGCGGCGTGGACAGATTTTGAATGTCTCGGCGGCCAACGTTCTGCTGCCCCCCATGGGCGGTTGGGCGGCCTACCAGGCGTCCAAATGTGCTTTCGACCAATGGATCGGGTCGTCGCGCCTGGAGCTGGAGTCGATGGGTGTCCGGGTCTCGACCGCCTACTTCCCGTTGGTGCGCACACGGATGCTCGCGAACCCGGCCTATGCGCGCATGCCGGCCATGGAAGCCTCGCAAGCCGCCGTCCGGATCGCGCTCCTTCTGAACCGGGGACGCGGGGATTGGTCGCCCTGGTGGCTGCCCGTGACCTCAATGCTCGCGCGCGCCCTGCCGCGAAGACTTTGGGATCGATCATGA
- a CDS encoding AMP-binding protein translates to MKTSVAALRASGFLGLRGFWSFFVAVVREGPNASALLGYQARMHPDRPALCDGSESLDWRTLHGRVENLAAVLEREFGVRRGARTAVLVRKGIPFAEAFYALCRTGAHVTVLNPDMGADRKREVLGRKRFDLVLIEEEFSSSLEGCEVVLVSLEAARQQAGESEKRSPGPRSGGRIAVLTGGTTGKAKTAQRRTSPSAVARPFLGLLSRLELHKCREMAVCSSVHHGFGLSALLIGTFLGPRLHLWDRWRTEDVADRIRRFRIDTVVAVPLMLSRLLDADAPALAVVRRFLCGGARLDPALARRGLEAMDGSLHNLFGSSEAGFSILARPDDLREFPETLGKPLPGVRVRILDATGAEVARGETGEISVESGWAMESVAGRTCRTGDLGRMDHAGRVFLLGRVDDMIVSGGENVYPSDLESAVSRHPHVREAVVWPVSDPEFGHRLHLAVGVGPCCQKMSERELRSWLSERIARYQMPAKILVLEALPWTAAGKPDRQALQQRLDERGINRRS, encoded by the coding sequence ATGAAAACATCCGTGGCCGCCTTGCGTGCCAGTGGATTCCTGGGTCTGCGGGGGTTTTGGTCGTTTTTTGTTGCCGTGGTGCGGGAAGGCCCCAATGCGTCGGCCTTGCTGGGATACCAAGCCCGGATGCATCCCGACCGACCGGCGCTGTGCGATGGTTCGGAATCCCTGGATTGGCGTACCCTGCACGGACGTGTGGAAAACCTCGCCGCGGTCTTGGAGCGGGAGTTCGGCGTGCGACGAGGTGCGCGGACCGCGGTGCTCGTTCGCAAGGGGATTCCCTTCGCGGAGGCTTTCTACGCGCTTTGCCGGACGGGAGCGCATGTCACCGTCCTCAATCCGGACATGGGAGCGGATCGCAAGCGGGAGGTCCTGGGCCGAAAACGGTTCGATTTGGTCCTGATCGAGGAGGAATTCTCGAGTTCCTTGGAAGGATGCGAAGTTGTTCTCGTGTCGCTGGAGGCCGCTCGGCAACAGGCTGGGGAATCGGAGAAACGTTCTCCGGGACCTCGGAGCGGAGGGCGCATCGCGGTTCTCACCGGAGGGACAACGGGCAAGGCCAAGACCGCCCAACGGCGAACCTCGCCTTCGGCCGTCGCAAGACCGTTCCTGGGGTTGCTTTCCCGGCTGGAGCTCCACAAATGCCGGGAAATGGCGGTATGCTCGAGCGTCCACCACGGGTTCGGATTGTCGGCGTTGCTGATCGGGACGTTCCTGGGCCCGCGCCTTCATCTTTGGGATCGCTGGCGGACGGAGGACGTGGCGGACAGAATCCGGCGTTTCCGGATCGACACCGTGGTCGCGGTGCCGCTGATGCTTTCGCGGCTGTTGGATGCCGATGCCCCGGCTCTGGCGGTGGTGCGGCGGTTCCTGTGTGGCGGAGCGAGGCTCGATCCGGCATTGGCGCGGCGGGGTTTGGAAGCCATGGATGGATCGCTCCACAACCTGTTCGGGAGTTCGGAGGCGGGGTTTTCCATCCTGGCCCGGCCCGACGACCTGCGGGAATTTCCCGAAACGCTGGGAAAGCCGCTCCCGGGCGTGCGGGTTCGCATCCTGGATGCGACCGGGGCCGAGGTGGCGCGTGGCGAAACGGGCGAAATCTCGGTGGAGAGCGGTTGGGCGATGGAGTCTGTGGCCGGTCGCACTTGCCGCACAGGCGATCTGGGACGCATGGACCACGCCGGTCGAGTGTTCCTGCTGGGCAGGGTGGACGACATGATCGTGTCCGGAGGCGAGAACGTCTATCCGTCGGACCTGGAGTCCGCGGTTTCGCGGCATCCCCACGTGCGCGAGGCCGTGGTCTGGCCCGTGAGCGATCCCGAGTTCGGGCATCGTCTGCATCTGGCGGTGGGAGTCGGACCGTGTTGTCAGAAAATGTCTGAGCGGGAATTGCGGAGCTGGCTTTCCGAAAGGATCGCTCGCTACCAGATGCCCGCGAAAATCCTGGTTCTGGAAGCCCTTCCCTGGACGGCGGCGGGAAAACCCGATCGCCAGGCGCTGCAGCAGCGCCTGGACGAGCGGGGCATCAACCGACGATCGTGA